TTGATTTCTTTTATTGAATGCCTGAAATGAATTCGATTTCGATATTGGTCTGGTTATATTGGTTGAGGATGTCCAAGTAGTTAAACCGAACAGATAGTGACCGATTGAGTCCCTGTACGTATTCCACATAACCTATTTCACCACTTTCAAATCCTTTTTGGGCTTGTTTTAGAATAAGTTCAGCTTGTGGTAAGGCATTTTGCTCGTAATAATCAAGGCTGGCCTGAAATTTTTGGTATTGTTGAATCAGAGATTTTAACCTGCCTTGCAATTCGTTAGTTATAGCTTCCAATTGTGCCTCGGCTTCCTGCTTTTTGAGTTCAGTTGCTTTTATCACCGAACCTTGGGATTTTGCTCCAAATAAAGGAATAGCTACGCCTACCTGAAAGCCCGTGAAACGGTCGCTAGATGTATAGGTCACTGGATTGCCGTCTATATCCTGATTTGGTCCATTGAGCGATTGGTTAAAATAACCTACCGTGAGGTCAGGTAGTAGCCGGGATTTCTCCACTGATTTTTCTCTTTCGGCCACTTTCATTTGCTGGCGAAACCACGCCAGGGTAGGGTTATTGGTAATCCCTTGTGAATCTAACAGAGCAGTACTTTGCCGTACTTCAAGCTTGCCTGCCATTATGTCCAATGAGCCCTCAATGTTTAAGAGGGTTTGTAGCTGAGTTTGGTAAATCTCTATGTCGGCCAGATTTTGTTGTAACATGGCTTTAATCTCAGCTACCTGCGATTCGGCTGTTGCTTTTTCGAGTAGGTTGCTTTCTCCGGTTTCATAGCGAAGGCTGGCTGCTCTTACAAAGCGTTGATAAATGCTGTCCTGCTCTATCAATAATTGCCTTTTGTTTTTCTCCAGCCACAGGAAATACCAGGTAGCCTTCACCTGTCGCACCAATTCGTTTTGGGTAGCTGTCTTTTGCCACTCACTTGCTTCCACCTGAGCATTTGCCAATTTGCTTTGGTTGGCATAAACGGTAGGGAATGCAATGGATTGTGAAATATTGAACTGGTTGTCATTATTGTAGATACTGTTGTACTGGCCGTGGGTAAGGCTGAAATTTGTCTTGGGTAGGTTCCAACTTGCACCTCTTAAAGACCTTTCTTGCTGGGTTTGTAAATCTGCTGCTTTAAGCCCGGGATTGTTTTGAATGGCCGTATTTATAGCCTCATCCAGCGATTGGTAGATTTTTTGAGACTCCTGCGCCTTTGCTTCAGGAAACTGGAAGAATAACACACCAATGAATAACAATAGAGCTACCGTTCCTGGTTTTACTTTTATCCCTCTTTCAAAATAATAGTAAAGGATGGGCAGTACGACCAATGTTAAAAAGGTGGCTGTAATCAAGCCCCCAATTACAACAGTAGCCAACGGCCGTTGCACTTCGGCACCACCTGATTGAGAGAGGGCCATAGGTAAAAAACCAAGGGAAGCCACGGCAGCAGTCATAATCACTGGACGGAGACGCACGCTCGTACCTTTGTAAATCCTTTCAAAAATATCTGTAATTCCTTCTTTTTTGAGGTGGTTGAACTCGCTGATCAGTACAATTCCATTCAATACTGCTACTCCGAACAATGCAATGAATCCAACGCCTGCTGATATACTAAAAGGCATATCTCTAAGCCAAAGGGCGAAAATGCCTCCAATCGCAGAAAGTGGAATAGCCGTAAAAATCAAGATGCCCTGCTTAATTGAACCAAAAGTGAAATAGAGTAAAACAAAAATGAGTAGAAGAGCCAACGGAACGGCAATGGCAAGCCTTTCACGAGCTTCCACGAGGTTTTCAAACTGGCCACCATAAGAAACTGTGTAGCCAGGAGCCAATACCACTGACTGATCAATTTTCTGCTGAAGTTCTGTTACTATGCTTTCTACATCCCGGTTGCGCACATTAAAGGCTACTATGATCCTCCTTCGTGTATCGTCCCGTTGGATTTGGTATGGGCCTTCTTTGATCTCTACATCAGCGACCTGATACAGTGGTATTTGATGACCATCCTTTCGGGCAATGTATAAGTTACGAACCGACTCAACATCCTCCCGGTTGGTTTTATCCAATCTAACCACCAGATCAAAACGTCTTTCGTTTTCATATACCAATCCGGCAGATGCCCCCGCAAAAGCGGCTTGCACCGAGCGGTTAACGTCACGGATGGTCAGGCCAAATTTAGCCAGCTGTGCCCGTTTATAGTTAATTACGATCTGTGGTACTCCCGTCACTTCCTCTATATAGAGATCAACGGCTCCTTCTACACCAGATACCAGTTTTCCAATCTGCCTTGCATATTCAGAAAGTTCATCGAGGTTTTCTCCGTAAATTTTTACGGCCACATCCTGTCGAACCCCAGTCATCAGTTCGTTGAACCGCATCTGAATGGGCTGCTGAAAGCCAAAAGTTACCCCAGGTATTACCTCCAAAGCTTCGGCCATTTTATTAGCCAGTTCTTCGCGGTTAGAGGCGGTAACCCATTCCTCCTTATCCTTTAAAATAATCATCAAATCTGCTGCTTCCACAGGCATAGGATCGGTGGGGATTTCCCCAGCACCGATTTTAGAAACTACCTGAGTTACTTCGGGGAATTTTTCCAATAAGATTTTTTCTGCCTGGGTAGTTGCTTTTATGGTGTTTTGGAGAGAGCTTCCTGTGATTACCCTTGTTTCCACGGCAAAATCACCTTCTTCTAAGGTAGGTACAAATTCACCACCCATATTGGAAAACACCCATAAGGATATGCCAAACAATCCTAGAGCAAAGGCAATCATCAATGGCCGTTTGTGCATTGCCCAACGGATTGTAGGGTCGTACAATCTATGAAAGAAAGTCATGATCTTATCTGAAATATTGGGTTTGTATTCGGTCTTCTTGCTCAAAACCAATGCAGACATCATCGGCACATAAGTAAGCGAAAGGATAAAAGCGCCCAGAATAGCAAAGCTCACTGTCTGTGCCATAGGGCCAAACATTTTCCCCTCAATCCCTACTAAAGCAAGGATGGGTAGATACACGATGAGAATAATGATCTCCCCAAATGCTGCTGAATTTCTGATTTTGCTGGCTGAATGATAGACCTCTTTGTCCATTTCCTGCTGGGTCAATTTCCTTCCTAGCTTCAGTAAACCCAAATGGTGCAGGGTGGCTTCTACTATAATCACCGCTCCATCCACTATTAAGCCAAAGTCAATGGCTCCCAAACTCATCAGGTTGCCTGATACACCAAAAAGGTTCATCATGCCAAAGGCAAAAATGAGTGCAAGGGGAATGACCGATGCTACGATTAAACCTGCACGGAGATTTCCAAGAAGAAGCAATAAAACAAAAATCACGATCAAGGCTCCCTCTGCCAGATTTTTGCTTACTGTGCCTATGGCTGTATCGACCAGTTTGGTGCGATCAAGAAACGGTTCGATAGTAACGCCCTCAGGCAGTGTTTTGCGGATCTCTGCAATTCGGTTTTTTACATTTTCTATAACTTCTGCGGAATTTTCACCTTTCAGCATCATCACAATAGCACTGACCACTTCGCCTTCACCATTACGGGTGGTAGCACCATACCTTACAGCACTTCCCAATTGGACTTTGGCTACATCATTGATAAGGACAGGGATTCCATTTTCATTGTTTTTGATGAGCATATTTCGGATGTCGTCCAGACTGCTCACCAGGCCTTCACTTCTGATAAAATAGGCACTAAGATTTTTCTCGATGTAGGCTCCCCCTGTGTTTTCATTGTTTTCTTCCAATGCTTGAAAAATGTCGGCAATGGAGATGTTCATGGCTTTGAGTCTGTCGGGATCAATGGCAATCTCATATTGTTTGAGATAGCCACCGAAGCTGCTCACATCTGCCACTCCGGGAGTACCCAATAATTGCCTTCTGACAATCCAGTCCTGAATGGTGCGTAGTTCACGGGCATCATATTTATCTTCATAGCCCGGTTTAGTTCCTACCACATACTGATAGATTTCTCCCAGCCCGGTTGTAATTGGTGCCATCCCAGGCTGGCCGACTCCCGGTGGGATTTGTGCCTGTACATCGGTCAGGCGTTCACTTACCTGTTGCCGTGCCCAGTATACATCTACATCTTCCTTAAACACAATGGTAATCACTGATAAGCCAAAGCGGGAGAAAGAGCGTATCTCGTCTATCTCTGGTATGGTGGCCATGGTGATTTCGATTGGAAAAGTGATTAAGCGTTCCACCTCCTCAGCTGCCAAAGATGGAGAAGAGGTGATGATCTGTACCTGATTATTTGTAATATCCGGTACGGCATCAATGGGAAGCCTCATTAGTGAATAGCCTCCCCAAATGACCAGACTCAGTGTAAGCAGGCCGATGATCAACTTGTTTTTGACTGAAAAATGAATGATTTTATCTAGCATTTATTCCGTATTTTATTTCCTGATTTAATGAATTGAAAGGGGCATATATATCCCACATCGGGGATACCAGACGGCACGGCAAAATGTATTTAAGTCATTGCCTTTGGCAATAATTTAAAGATTGATTTCTGTGGGTGTCTGGAAAAATCAGGCCTTGGGAGGCTGGAAAGGAGATTCACAGTACTCAGAGCAAAGAGAAAAGCTATAAGTAGAAACTTTAACTTGGTTGGTAAGGCAGAAATTTTCTATTTCAGGAAAATACTGAAAAAGGGTCATAAATACGGGCCCATGACAGCACTGATGCTGGCCATGAAAGGGTAGGTCATCATCTTTGTCATGGTCATGATGCCCCGAACTATTTTCATCGTGGTGTACATAATCTTCAACCAAAAACTCTAAAAATGTGTCACCACCCTTTGCCTTGTGTTCTTCAAAGTGCGAGAAAAGGTCAGGTAGTTTTTTCAACTCGCAGCACATGTCCAAATTGGGGGACATAACCTGCAAGATGAAAATCAATGAGAATGATATGTGTACTATAAGCTTCACTTGCTACAAATGTATTGATTTAGGAATGCAACCTGTTTGCAAAGTTTAGGTACAATTTGCACAAGTGCCTTTGTACACCATGCTGGCACTGGCGGCTTTGAATCCTGAAGGAATAACAGTTTGAGGTATTTTGGATTGTGTCAGGCAGTATGTCTCGCCACACGTTATGCAATGAAAGTGGATATGCTGGTCCTGTGGTTCACATTCGCATCCTTCTTCACAGAGTGCATATTTAACAGAACCTGTACCGTCATCAATGCTATGGATCAGCTTCTTGTCTTCAAAGGTTTTGAGTGTTCTATAAAGTGTTGCCTTATCCGCTTGCTCGAATTTTGCGTCTAGATCACTCAAACTGATGGCTGCACCAGATTCTACCAATTTTCTAAGCACTAATAGGCGCATTGTGGTTGGCTTAATTTTTCGATCTTCTAGTTTATTTTCTAAATTTTCTTTCATAAAAACCACAAATTGTTCTTGCCGTAAGGCGGTATTTCTTCACCTACGAAATGAGGGGCGATTTGAGCCACCATTTCGGGGTATTTGATTGTTACTGGTAAGTTCTGTTGCCTGATTGATTTCCAATACATTCTACTGAACTGATACACCTGATCTATCAACTCTCTGACTACTCGTATTTCTTGAAGCAATTCAGGTTGGGTACATTTCAGTTTGAGCTTGATAGGAAAAGGGAAGCCATCTGCCTTACTGTAATTCACTCCGTTGTATCGAGTGTTGTTGAAAAGAAGGTATTTCGCTTCTCCTATCTTAATGAATGTGCCGCTTGGCGGCATCAATTCATTCCAAGAGTTGTCGAAGGCAACTATATCTTCTGATTCGGTTTTGTTGATAGCAATTATGAATACCGGAATCGAAAGATTCAGGTTTTCCAATGCTTCCTGAATGGGTTCCAGTTCCTTCTCGCTCATGGTCTTGTAGAAGTGAATAATGAGCCTGTCAGGGTCTTCATTCACTGTGGCGTATTCCTTTATGGAACTGGCTATTGAACCCGCCAAAACATCCAATTCATCTTTTAGGAAATATTCAAAGCGATTGAACTTTCCATTGTTGCCGAAACTGAATGCACTACCGATATATTGTACACCTTCATCGACATGCTTGAAAGCTCCTACACCAACTACTAATTCGTTTTTATGGGGGGTGTTCAAACGCCAGGGAATACCATCTAATTTGGCCAACATTGCAACTGCAATGTTTGGCAAGCTGTAGACCCATCCTTCACCTTGCTCACGCATTTTGTTGGAATCAATTACCTGAGAAGTAATGTTGCGTTTCAACAAGACTTCTTTGAGTTGGTAATAGATTTCTCGTTTCTCCTTGTCGTACTCGAATTTGCCGTATGGAGTAACATAAACAGCTATGTACTTTACTTCCGGGTTTATGACTCGGTTTGATAGTTCTCTTTCGATTTCAGGAATAGGGTTTTCCTTGTCCTTAAAAACAATGCTGAATCCCTTCTCTGTATGGAACAGTAATCTGGCATAGTCATACATTCCCTTGAACCATTTGTAGCCTTTCCTGAAATACTCTTCAATCTTCACGGCCATGTCCTTATCATCTTCATGCAGGATAAAGAACAAATGGATGTTTGAGTAGGGGCTTGGTTTGAATGGCTTATGGTCTCTCAGTGCGAACTTGGGAACTTCACTTGCATTGTTGCCACCAAAGAGTAATTGATTGCTCTCAGGTGTAGTGGTGTCAATACGAGTTATCGGAACATCCATAAAGCCTCCACTGTGCAAAGGGATTAGCTCTCTGAATTTAGGAGTATCGATAAACTTTTTATAAAATGCCTGAATATGTGTGAGGTACTTTGGATAACGATTGTCTCGGGGCGGGGCTTCCGCAGAAATGCCCAACGCACCTTCCAAGTCTTTGTTCAGTACCGGAAAGCAATTGTCATAGTCCGGTTCTTCTTCATTTTGAATCCAATCCCATCTTTTGATTTGATTGGCATTGATAACCCAATTGAAGCATGTAGGACTTACTTGATGGATTAGTTCCGCTGCACTTTGCTTAGAGACTTTTGACTGACCATCATAGGATAGCAGTATTTCAGGAAACTTGCTAACGGTATTCAGTTGGACTTTGAGCGAGAAACGCTCATATATCCACCATTGAGAGGTTTCATTTTTTCGAGACTTTAACCATACCTGGTTCTCCTTCACAAAGCCAACCTTTACTATTTGTTTTTGAATGGAGCGGAAATAGAAATTGATTTGGCGGTTGTAGTATCTCCTTATCAGGTCGGGATTCTCGGTCTTAAAATCTATCTGCAAAGGCTGGAAGCCTTCAGTCTCGCCTGTGAATGTGGTATAAAGCTCGTTGGTGCTATTTCTAACAACATTGGGAAACAAACTCTCTGCTTCATTTGGAAATAGCGTGAAGTGTAGCTTTTGGCTTTTTCCGTTGTCCTGATCTGAAAAGTAAAAAGTGATTGGAGCTTTCGGCCAATCGAATGTCAGAATATTAAAGAATAGTGAGTTTTTTCCCATAGCGTTTATTTTCCTTTATTCTTTTTGAGTGTTGTCGCAGCATTTTGTAATGCCTCCAAGGCTACTTCCTCACTGCTAACAATGTCTAATATTTGATCAGAAAGCCACAGTGAAAGGAGTTGGTTAACATCAAAATCCAATAGTTCTGCAAGTTGAACAACATGCTCACGCTTTGCCCTTCTGTCTCCACGCTCAATCTTGCTAAACATAGGGGTGTCTATTTCCAAACTTGCTGCAAGTTGTCTTTGTAATAATCCTCTTTTTTCACGTAGCTGTTTGATTTGCTCACCAAAATGCATGACCTTTCAATTTATGACTTGTCAATATTTGACTAATATAAGAAAATAAAGGGATAATAAAGGCAAAGATTTGGAAGTGAGTTACTTCAGGGTTTTAAGGAAACCGAGGAAGCCAAGGACGGTCAGTCCTTAGCATCCTTAAAATCCTGAACTTCCTGACTATTCAGGTTTATGTAGTGGTCTTGCTTCTCTCTGTGTATTAGGCCACTTTTACCAAACTCAGTGATATAACCTTCTGCTGTCTTATCAGGAATATTCATTTGCTTGGCTACTTCCAGGTACTTCTGCCTGTTGAACTCTTGGGGCAGGGCATCTAAGAACTTTTGTTTCCTATTCTTACGAGGGCTTGGTTTCACATCTTCCGGCAATTCAGTAAACACTTTGGCTGAATGCTTGACTAACACCCTAACCATAGCAAGTGCAGTTTGAAAGTCTCGTTCTTCACAAATGATTTGAGTACTTGTATCGCCTGTTTCCAATATCCGCAAAGCGGAAAGAATCATGCTGATACGAAAGGCAATCAATCCTAATCTGCGAATGGTTGCCATGTAGTCAATGCCCTGCAAGGTCATGTAATGGTCTTGCACCTGGGCAAAGAACCCATTGAACTGTGCT
This Marinoscillum sp. 108 DNA region includes the following protein-coding sequences:
- a CDS encoding CusA/CzcA family heavy metal efflux RND transporter; protein product: MLDKIIHFSVKNKLIIGLLTLSLVIWGGYSLMRLPIDAVPDITNNQVQIITSSPSLAAEEVERLITFPIEITMATIPEIDEIRSFSRFGLSVITIVFKEDVDVYWARQQVSERLTDVQAQIPPGVGQPGMAPITTGLGEIYQYVVGTKPGYEDKYDARELRTIQDWIVRRQLLGTPGVADVSSFGGYLKQYEIAIDPDRLKAMNISIADIFQALEENNENTGGAYIEKNLSAYFIRSEGLVSSLDDIRNMLIKNNENGIPVLINDVAKVQLGSAVRYGATTRNGEGEVVSAIVMMLKGENSAEVIENVKNRIAEIRKTLPEGVTIEPFLDRTKLVDTAIGTVSKNLAEGALIVIFVLLLLLGNLRAGLIVASVIPLALIFAFGMMNLFGVSGNLMSLGAIDFGLIVDGAVIIVEATLHHLGLLKLGRKLTQQEMDKEVYHSASKIRNSAAFGEIIILIVYLPILALVGIEGKMFGPMAQTVSFAILGAFILSLTYVPMMSALVLSKKTEYKPNISDKIMTFFHRLYDPTIRWAMHKRPLMIAFALGLFGISLWVFSNMGGEFVPTLEEGDFAVETRVITGSSLQNTIKATTQAEKILLEKFPEVTQVVSKIGAGEIPTDPMPVEAADLMIILKDKEEWVTASNREELANKMAEALEVIPGVTFGFQQPIQMRFNELMTGVRQDVAVKIYGENLDELSEYARQIGKLVSGVEGAVDLYIEEVTGVPQIVINYKRAQLAKFGLTIRDVNRSVQAAFAGASAGLVYENERRFDLVVRLDKTNREDVESVRNLYIARKDGHQIPLYQVADVEIKEGPYQIQRDDTRRRIIVAFNVRNRDVESIVTELQQKIDQSVVLAPGYTVSYGGQFENLVEARERLAIAVPLALLLIFVLLYFTFGSIKQGILIFTAIPLSAIGGIFALWLRDMPFSISAGVGFIALFGVAVLNGIVLISEFNHLKKEGITDIFERIYKGTSVRLRPVIMTAAVASLGFLPMALSQSGGAEVQRPLATVVIGGLITATFLTLVVLPILYYYFERGIKVKPGTVALLLFIGVLFFQFPEAKAQESQKIYQSLDEAINTAIQNNPGLKAADLQTQQERSLRGASWNLPKTNFSLTHGQYNSIYNNDNQFNISQSIAFPTVYANQSKLANAQVEASEWQKTATQNELVRQVKATWYFLWLEKNKRQLLIEQDSIYQRFVRAASLRYETGESNLLEKATAESQVAEIKAMLQQNLADIEIYQTQLQTLLNIEGSLDIMAGKLEVRQSTALLDSQGITNNPTLAWFRQQMKVAEREKSVEKSRLLPDLTVGYFNQSLNGPNQDIDGNPVTYTSSDRFTGFQVGVAIPLFGAKSQGSVIKATELKKQEAEAQLEAITNELQGRLKSLIQQYQKFQASLDYYEQNALPQAELILKQAQKGFESGEIGYVEYVQGLNRSLSVRFNYLDILNQYNQTNIEIEFISGIQ
- a CDS encoding helix-turn-helix domain-containing protein, which gives rise to MHFGEQIKQLREKRGLLQRQLAASLEIDTPMFSKIERGDRRAKREHVVQLAELLDFDVNQLLSLWLSDQILDIVSSEEVALEALQNAATTLKKNKGK
- a CDS encoding Fur family transcriptional regulator; protein product: MKENLENKLEDRKIKPTTMRLLVLRKLVESGAAISLSDLDAKFEQADKATLYRTLKTFEDKKLIHSIDDGTGSVKYALCEEGCECEPQDQHIHFHCITCGETYCLTQSKIPQTVIPSGFKAASASMVYKGTCANCT
- a CDS encoding Piwi domain-containing protein; translation: MGKNSLFFNILTFDWPKAPITFYFSDQDNGKSQKLHFTLFPNEAESLFPNVVRNSTNELYTTFTGETEGFQPLQIDFKTENPDLIRRYYNRQINFYFRSIQKQIVKVGFVKENQVWLKSRKNETSQWWIYERFSLKVQLNTVSKFPEILLSYDGQSKVSKQSAAELIHQVSPTCFNWVINANQIKRWDWIQNEEEPDYDNCFPVLNKDLEGALGISAEAPPRDNRYPKYLTHIQAFYKKFIDTPKFRELIPLHSGGFMDVPITRIDTTTPESNQLLFGGNNASEVPKFALRDHKPFKPSPYSNIHLFFILHEDDKDMAVKIEEYFRKGYKWFKGMYDYARLLFHTEKGFSIVFKDKENPIPEIERELSNRVINPEVKYIAVYVTPYGKFEYDKEKREIYYQLKEVLLKRNITSQVIDSNKMREQGEGWVYSLPNIAVAMLAKLDGIPWRLNTPHKNELVVGVGAFKHVDEGVQYIGSAFSFGNNGKFNRFEYFLKDELDVLAGSIASSIKEYATVNEDPDRLIIHFYKTMSEKELEPIQEALENLNLSIPVFIIAINKTESEDIVAFDNSWNELMPPSGTFIKIGEAKYLLFNNTRYNGVNYSKADGFPFPIKLKLKCTQPELLQEIRVVRELIDQVYQFSRMYWKSIRQQNLPVTIKYPEMVAQIAPHFVGEEIPPYGKNNLWFL